The following coding sequences are from one Capsicum annuum cultivar UCD-10X-F1 chromosome 3, UCD10Xv1.1, whole genome shotgun sequence window:
- the LOC107864430 gene encoding importin beta-like SAD2, which yields MDLQNLAIILRGALSPNPDERKAAENSLNQFQHTPQHLVRLLQIIVDGSCDMAVRQVASIHFKNFVAKNWSPHDPAEQSKIMPSDKELVRQNILIFVAQVPSLLRVQLGECIKTMIHADYPEQWPTLLPWVKHNLQDQQVYGALFVLRILSRKYEFKSDEERAPVYHVVEETFPHLLNIFNRLVQIANPSIEVADLIKLICKIFWSSIYLEIPKQLFDPNVFNAWMVLFLNMLERPVPVEGQPADPELRKSWGWWKVKKWTIHILNRLYTRFGDLKLQNPDNKAFAQMFQKGYAGKILECHLNLLNVIRAGGYLPDRVINLILQYLSNSISKSNMYSLLQPRLDTVLFEIIFPLMCFSDNDQKLWEEDPHEYVRKGYDIIEDLYSPRTAAMDFVSELVRKRGKENLQKFILFIVEIFKRYEEAAPEYKPYRQKDGALLAIGALCDKLKQTEPYKSELERMLVQHVFPEFSSPVGHLRAKAAWVAGQYAHINFSDPNNFRKALHSVVNGMRDPDLPVRVDSVFALRSFVEACKDLNEVRPILPQLLDEFFKLMNEVENEDLVFTLETIVDKFGEEMAPYAIGLCQNLAAAFWKCINSSEAEEEADDAGALAAVGCLRAISTILESVNRLPHLFMHIEPTLLPIMRRMLTTDGQEVFEEVLEIVSYMTFFSPTISVDMWSLWPLMMEALADWAIDFFPNILVPLDNYISRSTAHFLTCKDPDYQQSLWNMISSVMGDKNLEDSDIESAPKLIQVVFQHCKGQVDQWVEPYIRITIERLRRTEKPYLKCLLVQVIADALFYNAPLTLNILQKLGVATEVFNLWFQMLGETKKSGTRANFKREQDKKVCCLGLTSLLPLPVDQLPGEALERVFKATLDLLVAYKDQVAEAAKEDEAEDDDDMNGLQTDEDDDEDDGSDKEMGDDAEEGDEADSTRLQKLAAQAKAFRSHDEDEDDDSDDDFSDDEEELQSPLDEVDPFIFFVETIKALQASDPLRFQSLTQTLDFHYQALANGVAQHAEQRKVEIEKEKMEKASAAAAAAAAS from the exons ATGGATCTTCAGAACCTTGCTATTATTCTTCGTGGTGCACTTAGTCCTAATCCTGATGAACGTAAAGCTGCTGAAAACAGTCTTAATCAG TTTCAGCATACCCCACAGCATCTTGTGAGATTGCTGCAAATCATTGTAGATGGGTCTTGCGACATGGCAGTCCGACAGGTGGCTAGCATTCATTTCAAGAACTTTGTTGCAAAGAATTGGTCCCCTCACGATCCCG CTGAGCAATCaaaaattatgccaagtgacaAGGAATTGGTGAGGCAAAATATTCTCATATTTGTTGCACAAGTTCCTTCATTGCTGAG GGTACAGCTGGGTGAATGCATTAAGACAATGATACACGCAGACTACCCAGAGCAGTGGCCAACTCTTCTGCCCTGGGTAAAGCATAATCTGCAGGACCAGCAAGTTTATGGTGCTTTGTTTGTTCTGAGAATTCTCTCTAGGAAATATGA ATTCAAATCAGATGAGGAGAGAGCGCCTGTGTATCACGTCGTTGAGGAAACTTTTCCGCATCTTCTCAACATATTCAACAGACTTGTTCAGATAGCAAACCCATCAATTGAAGTAGCAGACTTGATCAAACTCATTTGCAAAATATTCTGGTCTTCCATTTAT TTAGAGATTCCGAAGCAGCTGTTTGATCCAAATGTGTTCAATGCCTGGATGGTTCTTTTCTTGAACATGTTGGAGAGGCCTGTCCCGGTGGAAGGCCAACCAGCTGATCCAGAGCTAAGGAAATCTTGGGGATGGTGGAAGGTGAAAAAGTGGACAATCCATATACTAAATCGACTTTACACCCG GTTTGGAGATCTCAAACTTCAAAACCCAGACAACAAGGCTTTTGCTCAAATGTTTCAGAAGGGTTATGCTGGGAAAATTTTGGAATGCCACCTTAATCTATTGAATGTTATACGTGCTGGTGGTTACTTGCCAGATAGGGTGATCAACCTCATTTTGCAATACCTAAGCAATAG TATCTCAAAGAGCAACATGTACAGCTTGTTGCAACCCAGACTTGATACCGTACTTTTCGAAATCATCTTTCCGCTTATGTGCTTCAGTGATAATGATCAAAAGCTTTGGGAGGAGGATCCTCATGAATATGTGAGGAAGGGTTATG ATATAATTGAGGACTTATATAGTCCCAGAACTGCTGCAATGGATTTTGTGAGCGAGTTAGTAAGAAAGCGTGGTAAAGAGAACCTTCAAAAATTTATACTCTTCATTGTCGAGATTTTTAAGAG ATATGAGGAGGCAGCCCCAGAATACAAGCCCTACAGGCAGAAAGATGGTGCTCTTCTTGCTATTGGAGCTCTATGCGATAAATTGAAACAAACTGAACCATACAAATCAGAGCTTGAACGTATGCTTGTGCAACATGTTTTCCCTGAATTTAGCAGTCCTGTGGGTCATCTTCGAGCCAAG GCGGCATGGGTTGCTGGACAGTATGCCCATATTAACTTTTCAGATCCAAACAACTTCCGCAAGGCATTACACAGTGTTGTGAATGGAATGCGTGATCCTGACCTACCTGTTCGTGTTGATTCTGTTTTCGCTTTACGTTCGTTTGTTGAAGCCTGCAAAG ATTTGAATGAAGTCCGGCCAATTCTTCCCCAATTACTCGATG AATTTTTCAAACTTATGAATGAAGTCGAGAATGAAGATCTTGTGTTTACACTTGAGACTATCGTGGACAAGTTTGGTGAGGAGATGGCTCCTTATGCTATTGGGTTATGCCAGAATTTG GCTGCTGCATTTTGGAAATGCATTAACTCGTCGGAGGCAGAGGAAGAAGCGGATGATGCTGGAGCTCTTGCTGCAGTTGGTTGTTTACGAGCCATAAGCACAATACTTGAGTCAGTGAACCGGCTTCCACACCTTTTCATGCACATTGAGCCAACACTCCTGCCAATAATGCGTAGGATGTTGACTACAGATGGACAAG AGGTCTTTGAAGAGGTTTTGGAGATAGTTTCATATATGACATTTTTCTCGCCAACAATATCCGTGGACATGTGGAGTCTCTGGCCATTGATGATGGAGGCACTTGCTGATTGGGCCATTGACTTCTTTCCAA ATATACTGGTTCCTTTAGACAACTATATATCCAGGAGTACTGCCCACTTCCTCACTTGCAAGGATCCAGACTACCAACAAAGCCTTTGGAATATGATATCATCT GTTATGGGAGATAAAAATTTGGAGGATAGTGACATTGAGTCAGCACCTAAGCTTATTCAAGTTGTATTCCAGCATTGCAAGGGACAAGTGGATCAGTGGGTTGAGCCGTACATCCGAATCACAATTGAACGTCTCCGTCGAACTGAGAAACCATATCTTAAGTGTCTCTTGGTCCAAGTG ATAGCTGATGCTCTTTTCTACAATGCACCCCTGACATTGAACATCCTTCAAAAGCTTGGCGTTGCTACGGAGGTGTTTAATCTCTGGTTCCAGATGTTGGGAGAAACAAAAAAGAGCGGAACGCGGGCTAACTTTAAAAG GGAACAGGACAAAAAGGTTTGCTGCTTGGGTTTGACATCTTTGCTCCCTCTTCCTGTGGATCAATTGCCAGGGgaagccttagagcgtgttttCAAAGCAACTCTAGATCTGCTTGTTGCCTACAAGGATCAAGTAGCAG AAGCGGCTAAGGAGGATGAGGCAGAAGATGATGACGATATGAATGGATTGCAAACTGATGAGGATGATGACGAGGATGATGGGTCTGACAAAGAAATGGGGGATGATGCTGAGGAGGGGGATGAAGCTGACAGCACTAGGCTTCAAAAATTGGCTGCCCAG GCAAAGGCTTTCCGTTCACATGACGAGGACGAGGACGACgactctgatgatgattttaGTGATGATGAGGAGGAGTTGCAATCACCCCTCGATGAGGTGGACCCATTCATTTTCTTTGTGGAAACAATCAAAG CTTTGCAAGCATCTGATCCATTGAGGTTCCAGAGCCTTACCCAGACTCTGGACTTCCATTATCAAGCATTGGCAAATGGTGTTGCTCAGCATGCTGAGCAAAGAAAAGTGGAGATAGAGAAGGAAAAAATGGAAAAGGCgtcagcagcagcagcagcagctgcTGCTTCATGA
- the LOC107864429 gene encoding histone-lysine N-methyltransferase ATX2-like: protein MALPSTESTVPPNEERPKRPAVGEEEDEREGITPLKYVPLCDVYSATSPYVGGATGSKKVKAARKIVSHLESDDDRKHLEIRRLPITQFYTRRRKRKRQEESFYDSLVSRSVKLARENGGIDGEKEKRKVGNLKVVFRLASCNGDRGSQVDVGREEEVGVKFKEKMKRKAVNSKLVALANGNGKDEARADEMVIKNKGKQKRKIGNSKHVNLSILKNGNEGDEGKDDEMSEKSKGKQKQKVGNSKIVRSKDKKKRNVDDMKLASHSVKLSNSSRGKRVGKGEIEVEEENVVAKNKGKRQVGNFEVVNLCVKSERDDEGEADGVAGVKHIKKKRKMVNSDLEDLGVDGNVSNLLNESCSGKTRNSAGKNKIDTNRSGNNCKDINSTGNIKKRKENCILENHSNNKSSGSIRTKKWVWLHCEGVDPKKFIGLKCKAYWPLDAEWYVGHISGYDSETARHHVTYTDGDNEEVLLSNERIKFFVSLEEMNRLKLTPSDTCPETHGIDIDELIVLAADAGSEDCECHEPGDILWAKLTGYAMWPAIVLDESLADGCKGLNKVSGEKSVLVQFFGTHDFARVKFKQVISFLRGLLSSFHLKCKKPKFVQALEEANMYLCEQKLSKRMLRLQNRINADKNIENGEDEGGSDSEDEGLRRKLEEVRSCPFELGDLKIVSLGNIVEDSELFQDERFIWPEGYTAERKFPSVTDPGVRVSYKMEVLRDPDFGARPLFRVTLDSGEQFKGSTPSGCWSKVYKWMRKTQVNNFDESITGCESETSFGSGSHMFGFSHPEIFQLIKELSNSRLLAKSLKSASLETQDLPAGYRPVRIKWKDLDKCNVCHMDEEYENNLFLQCDKCRMMVHARCYGEREPMDGVLWLCNLCRPGAPVVSPICCLCPVVGGAMKPTTNGRWAHLACAIWIPETCLSDIKKMEPIDGLSRISKDRWRLLCSICGVPYGACIQCSNHSCRVAYHPLCARAAGYCVELEDEDRLHLIPMDDDEEGQCIRLLSFCKKHRDVSNERPSVDECVGQRTCECSDYTPPPNPSGCARTEPYNYSGRRGRKEPEVCTAASLKRLYVENRPYLVGGHSQHDQSSGKLSSSFAASRFTVDLQKLRCSQLDMSRSILSMPEKYNYMKETFRKRLAFGKSGIHGFGIFAKLPHEAGDMVIEYIGDLVRPPIADRREHLSYNSLVGAGTYMFRIDDERVIDATRAGSIAHLINHSCEPNCYSRVISVNNNPHIIIFAKRDIKQWEELTYDYRFFSIDVQLACCCGSRRCRGVVNDTEAEERMSKLYAPRNKLIDWEGE from the exons ATGGCGTTACCTTCAACTGAATCTACTGTTCCGCCTAACGAAGAACGCCCGAAACGGCCCGCTGTTGGTGAAGAGGAAGATGAGAGAGAAGGAATTACGCCGTTAAAGTATGTGCCGTTGTGCGATGTGTATTCCGCTACTTCTCCGTATGTTGGTGGTGCTACTGGTTCGAAAAAAGTTAAAGCTGCTAGGAAAATTGTATCACATTTGGAATCCGATGATGATCGGAAGCATTTAGAGATTCGGAGACTTCCAATTACTCAATTTTATACTCGGAGGAGAAAGAGGAAGCGGCAGGAGGAATCGTTTTATGATTCGTTAGTTTCTAGATCGGTGAAATTAGCTAGAGAAAATGGTGGAATTGACGGGGAAAAGGAGAAGAGGAAGGTTGGTAATTTGAAGGTAGTTTTTCGATTAGCTAGTTGTAATGGGGATAGAGGAAGTCAGGTTGATGTGGGGAGAGAAGAGGAAGTGGGTGTGAAGTTTAAGGAGAAGATGAAAAGGAAGGCGGTTAATTCGAAGCTTGTGGCTTTAGCGAATGGAAATGGAAAAGACGAGGCCAGAGCTGATGAAATGGTTATAAAGAATAAGGGGAAACAGAAGAGAAAAATTGGCAATTCAAAGCATGTGAATTTGTCCATTTTGAAGAATGGAAATGAAGGAGATGAAGGCAAAGATGATGAAATGTCTGAGAAGAGTAAGGGGAAGCAGAAGCAAAAAGTGGGCAATTCAAAGATTGTTAGGAGTAAGGATAAGAAGAAGAGGAATGTGGATGATATGAAGCTAGCTTCTCATTCTGTGAAATTATCCAATTCTTCCAGAGGCAAGAGAGTCGGCAAGGGGGAGATTGAGGTCGAAGAAGAGAATGTGGTTGCAAAGAATAAGGGAAAGAGACAGGTGGGAAATTTTGAAGTAGTGAATTTGTGTGTCAAGAGTGAGAGGGATGATGAGGGAGAAGCTGATGGAGTAGCTGGTGTGAAACATAttaagaagaagaggaagatggTTAATTCGGACCTGGAAGATTTGGGGGTTGATGGTAATGTAAGTAATCTGTTGAATGAGTCTTGCTCGGGAAAAACTCGAAACAGTGCtggtaaaaataaaattgataccAATCGCAGTGGTAACAATTGCAAAGACATTAATTCAACGGGTAACATCAAGAAGCGAAAAGAAAATTGTATTTTGGAAAATCACTCGAATAACAAAAGCTCAGGGTCAATTCGGACCAAGAAATGGGTTTG GCTGCATTGTGAAGGAGTTGATCCCAAGAAATTTATTGGACTAAAGTGTAAG GCGTATTGGCCATTAGATGCTGAATGGTACGTTGGTCACATAAGTGGGTACGACTCGGAGACTGCACGGCATCAT GTGACATATACAGACGGGGATAATGAAGAAGTGCTTTTATCAAATGAAAGGATCAAGTTTTTTGTTTCACTTGAGGAGAtgaatcgtttgaagttgacacCCAGCGATACGTGTCCTGAAACTCATGGAATCGATATTGATGAGTTAATTGTTTTAGCTGCCGATGCTGGTTCGGAGGACTGTGAATGTCACGAGCCCGGAGATATTTTATGGGCAAAGCTGACTG GTTATGCCATGTGGCCTGCCATTGTTCTAGATGAATCTCTTGCTGACGGGTGTAAAGGTTTAAACAAAGTTTCAGGGGAAAAATCAGTTCTTGTGCAGTTCTTTGGAACCCATGATTTTGCTAG GGTCAAGTTCAAGCAAGTTATATCTTTCCTACGAGGTCTTCTTTCTTCCTTTCACCTCAAGTGCAAAAAACCAAAGTTTGTTCAAGCTCTGGAGGAAGCAAACAT GTATCTTTGTGAACAGAAGCTCTCAAAGAGGATGCTGCGGTTGCAGAATCGTATCAATGCAGATAAGAATATTGAAAATGGAGAAGATGAAGGTGGTTCTGATTCAGAGGATGAAGGGTTGAGGAGAAAGCTTGAGGAAGTCAGAAGTTGCCCATTTGAATTGGGGGACTTGAAAATAGTTAGCCTTG GAAATATAGTAGAAGATTCGGAGCTCTTTCAAGATGAGAGGTTTATCTGGCCAGAAGGTTATACTGCTGAGAGGAAGTTCCCGTCAGTAACAG ATCCCGGTGTGCGTGTCTCATATAAGATGGAGGTACTGAGAGATCCTGATTTCGGGGCACGTCCTTTATTTAGAGTTACATTGGACAGTGGAGAGCAG TTTAAGGGGTCTACACCATCTGGCTGTTGGAGTAAGGTTTATAAATGGATGAGGAAGACTCAAGTCAACAATTTTGATGAATCAATAACTGGCTGTGAAAGTGAAACAAGCTTTGGATCAGGATCCCATATGTTTGGCTTTTCACATCCTGAAATATTTCAACTTATAAAG GAATTGTCAAACTCCAGGCTTCTTGCGAAATCCTTGAAATCGGCGTCTTTGGAAACTCAAGACCTGCCTGCTGGATATAGGCCTGTCCGCATTAAATGGAAAGATCTGGACAAATGCAACGTTTGCCATATGGATGAG GAGTATGAGAATAATTTGTTTTTGCAGTGCGATAAATGCCGAATGATG GTTCACGCTAGATGCTATGGGGAGCGGGAGCCAATGGATGGAGTACTTTGGTTATGCAATTTGTGTCGTCCAGGGGCTCCAGTAGTGTCTCCCATTTGTTGCCTGTGCCCTGTTGTTG GTGGTGCTATGAAGCCTACAACTAATGGACGTTGGGCTCATCTTGCTTGTGCCATTTGGATACCAG AAACTTGCTTATCTGATATAAAGAAAATGGAGCCAATTGATGGTTTGAGCAGGATCAGCAAG GACCGCTGGAGGCTCTTATGTAGTATCTGTGGTGTTCCTTATGGAGCTTGCATTCAG TGTTCTAACCATTCGTGTCGGGTGGCTTATCATCCTCTTTGTGCACGTGCTGCTGGCTACTGTGTTGAG CTTGAGGATGAAGACAGATTGCATTTAATCCCTATGGATGACGATGAAGAGGGTCAGTGCATTCGGTTGCTTTCTTTCTGCAAGAAGCATAGAGATGTATCTAACGAGCGTCCTTCTGTTGATGAGTGTGTTGGGCAAAGAACTTGCGAATGTTCAGACTATACTCCTCCACCGAATCCTTCTGGATGTGCTCGCACTG AGCCTTACAATTATTctggaagaagaggaagaaaagaaccTGAAGTCTGTACAGCTGCGTCGTTGAAGCGCTTGTATGTAGAAAATAGACCATATTTGGTTGGTGGCCATAGTCAACATGATCAATCGAGCGGCAAATTGTCTTCCTCATTTGCTGCTTCTAGATTCACCGTTGACCTTCAAAAGCTAAGGTGTTCACAGCTTGATATGTCAAGGAGCATCCTTTCCATGCCTGAGAAATACAACTACATGAAAGAAACCTTTAGAAAAAGACTGGCATTTG GGAAATCTGGAATACATGGATTTGGCATCTTTGCGAAGCTCCCTCATGAAGCGGGAGACATG GTAATTGAGTACATTGGAGATCTTGTTAGACCTCCTATTGCTGACCGACGGGAGCACCTAAGTTACAACTCACTAGTG GGTGCTGGAACATACATGTTTCGAATTGATGATGAGCGTGTTATAGACGCCACAAGGGCTGGAAGCATTGCACATTTGATCAACCATTCATGTGAA CCGAATTGTTACTCCAGAGTTATCAGTGTCAACAACAATCCACATATCATCATATTTGCCAAACGTGATATTAAACAGTGGGAAGAACTGACATATGATTACAG ATTCTTCTCTATTGATGTACAGCTGGCATGTTGTTGTGGGTCCCGAAGATGCCGAGGTGTAGTAAATGACACTGAAGCTGAGGAAAGAATGTCAAAGCTGTATGCGCCGCGCAATAAGTTAATAGACTGGGAAGGAGAATAA